One Spinacia oleracea cultivar Varoflay chromosome 4, BTI_SOV_V1, whole genome shotgun sequence DNA segment encodes these proteins:
- the LOC130471863 gene encoding uncharacterized protein → MDEDQHANSGPSNKSPNQVPQKQKKKPRGPTKGIKSMPGVPRIIEWDHLDRPTGKWATDYKNHIGEISRAKVSILIRTWEDVSQGIKDTLWEDVKREFHITDETKKEVVLKSCDKRWREFKSRLTTGWIWGTRKRPKDEKMPYDLYSYITKDI, encoded by the exons atggatgaagatcaacacgcaaattcaggtccttctaacaaatcaccaaatcaagtgccccaaaagcaaaaaaagaagccaagaggccctacaaaaggaataaaatccatgcccggggttccaagaataattgaatgggatcacttggaccgacccacagggaaatgggcaacggattacaagaatcacattggcgagataagtcgcgcaaaggtttcaatattgatcagaacctgggaagatgtttcacaaggaataaaagacactttgtgggaagacgtcaag agagaatttcatatcacagatgaaactaagaaagaagttgtcttaaagagttgtgataagcgttggagggaattcaaatcaagattgACGACTGGTTGGATCTGGGGTACAAGAAAAAggccaaaagatgaaaagatgccatatgatttgtatagttatataactaAGGATATATGA